A portion of the Stigmatella aurantiaca DW4/3-1 genome contains these proteins:
- a CDS encoding FAD-dependent oxidoreductase, with translation MREGDAKRWELPPGRAEEAFEDKKPLYTPAEALAEANRCLYCSGAPCIQACPTGIDVPTFIRKIGTGNLKGAARTILSANLLGQSCAQVCPVEVLCAGSCVYTGWGREPIAIGRLQRYAVETTLSSHPALFQAKQPTGKRIALVGSGPASIAAAGLLALEGHTCLLYERKALPGGLNTLGIAPYKLKGPEALQELEWVLSLGRIEVRTGIEVVETASGPGQVSATGLLATHDAVFLGLGLGADARLGIPGEQGEGVHGATHLIERLKTDPGLTLEGVRRALVIGGGNTALDIAHELALLGVEVAMVYRRSEQEMGGYVHELDAARLDGVRLLENRQPVEILREDGRVVAMRLAFLAEGKPLPGAGETLPTDLVAVAIGQDRATHVARAFAGVALDERGRVKVDPLTHRTGNPKVWSGGDCVNGGKEVVNAVAEAKLAVRDIQRYLAGE, from the coding sequence ATGAGGGAAGGGGACGCGAAGAGGTGGGAGCTTCCACCAGGCCGGGCGGAAGAGGCCTTCGAGGACAAGAAGCCCCTGTACACCCCCGCCGAGGCCCTGGCCGAGGCCAACCGCTGCCTGTACTGCTCCGGGGCCCCCTGCATCCAAGCCTGTCCCACCGGCATCGACGTCCCCACCTTCATCCGGAAAATTGGCACCGGGAACCTGAAGGGCGCCGCGCGCACCATTCTCTCCGCCAACCTCCTGGGACAGAGCTGTGCCCAGGTCTGTCCGGTGGAAGTGCTGTGCGCGGGCTCCTGCGTCTACACCGGCTGGGGCCGAGAGCCCATCGCCATCGGCCGGCTCCAGCGCTACGCGGTGGAAACCACGCTGTCCAGCCACCCCGCGCTCTTCCAGGCCAAGCAACCCACCGGCAAGCGCATCGCCCTGGTGGGCTCGGGCCCCGCCTCCATCGCCGCCGCCGGGCTCCTCGCGCTGGAAGGGCACACGTGCCTGCTCTATGAGCGCAAGGCGCTGCCCGGGGGGCTCAACACGCTGGGAATCGCCCCCTACAAGCTCAAGGGCCCGGAGGCCCTCCAGGAGCTGGAGTGGGTGCTCTCGCTCGGGCGCATCGAGGTGCGCACGGGCATCGAGGTGGTGGAGACGGCCAGCGGCCCCGGCCAGGTGTCCGCCACCGGGCTGCTGGCCACCCATGACGCCGTGTTCCTGGGGCTGGGGCTCGGCGCGGACGCGCGGCTGGGCATCCCCGGCGAGCAGGGCGAGGGCGTCCACGGGGCCACCCACCTCATCGAGCGGCTCAAGACCGATCCCGGGCTGACGCTGGAAGGGGTCCGCCGGGCCCTCGTCATCGGCGGAGGCAACACCGCGCTCGACATCGCCCACGAGCTGGCGCTGCTGGGCGTGGAGGTCGCCATGGTGTACCGCCGCTCCGAGCAGGAGATGGGCGGCTATGTCCACGAGCTGGACGCCGCCCGTCTGGACGGGGTGCGGCTCCTGGAGAACCGGCAGCCGGTGGAGATTCTTCGCGAGGACGGCCGGGTGGTGGCGATGCGGCTGGCGTTCCTGGCCGAGGGCAAACCCCTGCCAGGTGCCGGTGAGACGCTGCCCACGGACCTCGTGGCGGTGGCCATTGGCCAGGACCGAGCCACGCACGTGGCCCGGGCCTTCGCGGGCGTTGCGCTGGATGAGCGGGGCCGGGTGAAGGTGGATCCGCTCACCCACCGCACCGGCAACCCGAAGGTCTGGAGCGGTGGTGATTGCGTCAATGGCGGCAAGGAAGTCGTCAATGCCGTGGCGGAGGCGAAGCTCGCCGTCCGGGACATCCAGCGGTACCTCGCGGGAGAGTGA
- the preA gene encoding NAD-dependent dihydropyrimidine dehydrogenase subunit PreA, with product MADLSIEFCGIRSPNPFWLASAPPTNTGDQVMRAFDAGWGGAVWKTLGNPIVNVTSRFGGIDYGNTRLMGLNNIELITDRPLEVNFREMLEVKKRFPKHTLVASLMVETKEEWREIIQRSEDAGADLLELNFGCPHGMCERGMGSAVGAEPKVLEEIARWAVEFARVPVIVKLTPNVGDILEPGEAAVRAGVPALSLINTVKSIMGVDLDRMVPLPRVGDASTNGGYCGPAVKPIALHLLSQLARHPQCGRLAISGIGGISNWRDAAEFIALGATSVQVCTAVMHHGFRIVEDMLEGLSDFLDEKGMSSVAELRGRAVPAFRDWGELDLSYKLVADINPDTCIGCQLCYVACMDGSHQCIHLPGRTEEQSRQAGHTHLPKHVPERAVTAAAATPGARVPFVDEEECVGCNLCQLVCPVPGCITMEEVSTGRPRESWNDRIAHGKAYVPGGLEATEATRRRNR from the coding sequence ATGGCTGACCTGTCGATCGAGTTCTGCGGGATCCGCAGTCCGAATCCGTTCTGGCTGGCCTCGGCGCCGCCCACCAACACCGGTGACCAGGTGATGCGGGCCTTCGATGCCGGCTGGGGCGGCGCCGTGTGGAAGACGCTGGGCAACCCCATCGTCAACGTGACGAGCCGCTTCGGTGGCATCGACTACGGCAACACCCGGCTGATGGGGCTCAACAACATCGAGCTCATCACCGACCGCCCCCTGGAGGTGAACTTCCGGGAGATGCTCGAGGTGAAGAAGCGCTTTCCGAAGCACACCCTCGTCGCCTCGCTCATGGTGGAGACGAAGGAGGAGTGGCGGGAAATCATTCAGCGCTCCGAGGACGCCGGCGCGGACCTGCTGGAGCTCAACTTCGGCTGTCCGCACGGCATGTGTGAGCGCGGCATGGGCTCGGCCGTGGGCGCGGAGCCCAAGGTGCTGGAGGAGATTGCCCGGTGGGCCGTGGAGTTCGCCCGGGTGCCCGTCATCGTCAAGCTGACGCCCAACGTGGGCGACATCCTGGAGCCCGGCGAGGCCGCGGTCCGGGCCGGTGTGCCAGCGCTCTCCCTCATCAACACCGTCAAGTCCATCATGGGGGTGGACCTGGACCGGATGGTGCCGCTGCCCCGCGTGGGGGATGCCTCCACCAACGGCGGCTACTGCGGCCCCGCGGTGAAGCCCATCGCCCTGCACCTGCTGTCCCAGCTCGCCCGCCATCCGCAGTGTGGCCGGCTGGCCATCTCGGGCATCGGCGGCATCTCGAACTGGCGCGACGCGGCCGAGTTCATCGCCCTGGGGGCCACCTCCGTGCAGGTGTGCACCGCCGTCATGCACCATGGCTTCCGCATCGTGGAGGACATGCTGGAGGGGCTGTCGGACTTCCTGGACGAGAAGGGGATGTCCTCCGTGGCCGAGCTGCGCGGCCGCGCCGTGCCCGCCTTCCGCGACTGGGGCGAATTGGATCTGTCGTACAAGCTGGTGGCGGACATCAACCCGGACACCTGCATCGGCTGCCAGCTCTGCTACGTGGCCTGCATGGATGGCTCGCATCAGTGCATCCACCTGCCAGGACGGACGGAGGAACAGTCCCGTCAGGCCGGACACACGCACCTGCCCAAGCACGTGCCCGAGCGCGCGGTGACGGCGGCCGCTGCCACTCCAGGCGCACGCGTGCCCTTCGTGGATGAGGAAGAGTGTGTCGGGTGCAACCTGTGCCAGCTCGTGTGTCCGGTTCCGGGCTGCATCACCATGGAAGAGGTCTCCACGGGCCGCCCCCGGGAGAGCTGGAACGACCGCATCGCCCACGGGAAGGCGTACGTCCCCGGTGGGCTGGAAGCCACGGAAGCCACCCGCAGGAGGAACCGCTAA
- a CDS encoding NCS1 family nucleobase:cation symporter-1 has product MSLTNEDLAATPPEARTWTLKHFVALWVGMAVCIPTYTMAAGLIDQGMSWGQALFCVGLGNVIVLGPMILNAHAGTRYGIPFPVFARASFGVTGANVPAVLRALVACGWFGIQTWLGGQALWQLLLAIAPGVEASLTSAGMKAAIGIHPGELLGFAVFWLVTLYFIIKGTESIKFLELYSAPFLIVVGLVLLIWAWVKADGFGPMLSQPSKLTEPGAFMAVFIPGLTAMVGFWATLSLNIPDFTRYARSQKDQMLGQALGLPGTMVLFSFIGVAVTSATPIIFGELIWDPVKLMGRVGGAFVTLIAMFSLSIATLSTNLAANVVSPANDFSNLAPGKISYRTGGIITAVIGAVIFPWKLIESSGGYIFTWLIGYSALLGPIGGIMVADYFLLRRRELVVEDLYRRGGKYEYRGGVNWWAMLALAIGVAVNVPGFLAEAVPGLKDSVPAFWRSLYTYAWFAGFLLSGALHLAFSTWVARTETRLEPERTA; this is encoded by the coding sequence ATGTCGCTGACCAATGAGGATCTCGCCGCGACGCCCCCAGAAGCGCGCACCTGGACCCTGAAGCACTTCGTCGCGCTCTGGGTGGGCATGGCCGTCTGCATTCCCACGTACACGATGGCCGCTGGGCTCATCGACCAAGGCATGAGCTGGGGCCAAGCGCTGTTCTGCGTGGGCCTGGGCAACGTCATCGTGCTGGGCCCCATGATCCTCAACGCCCACGCGGGCACGCGCTATGGCATCCCCTTCCCCGTGTTCGCCCGGGCCTCGTTCGGCGTCACCGGGGCCAACGTCCCCGCGGTGCTGCGCGCCCTGGTCGCCTGCGGCTGGTTCGGCATCCAGACGTGGTTGGGCGGACAGGCGCTGTGGCAGCTCCTCCTGGCCATCGCACCGGGGGTCGAGGCGTCCCTCACCTCGGCGGGGATGAAGGCGGCCATCGGCATCCACCCCGGTGAGCTGCTCGGGTTCGCCGTGTTCTGGCTGGTGACGCTCTACTTCATCATCAAAGGGACCGAGTCCATCAAGTTCCTGGAGCTGTACTCCGCCCCTTTCCTCATCGTGGTGGGGCTCGTCTTGTTGATCTGGGCCTGGGTGAAGGCGGATGGCTTCGGGCCCATGCTCTCGCAGCCCTCGAAGCTCACCGAGCCGGGCGCGTTCATGGCCGTCTTCATCCCCGGCCTCACGGCGATGGTGGGCTTCTGGGCCACCCTCTCGCTGAACATCCCGGACTTCACCCGCTACGCGCGCAGCCAGAAGGACCAGATGCTGGGGCAGGCGCTGGGGCTCCCGGGAACCATGGTGCTCTTCTCGTTCATCGGCGTGGCCGTGACGTCCGCCACCCCCATCATCTTCGGAGAGCTCATCTGGGATCCGGTGAAGCTGATGGGCCGTGTGGGCGGCGCCTTCGTCACGCTCATCGCCATGTTCTCGCTGTCCATCGCCACGCTCTCCACCAACCTGGCCGCCAACGTCGTCTCCCCGGCGAACGACTTCTCCAACCTGGCGCCCGGGAAGATCTCCTACCGGACGGGGGGAATCATCACCGCGGTCATCGGGGCGGTCATCTTCCCGTGGAAGCTCATCGAGTCCTCCGGCGGCTACATCTTCACCTGGCTCATCGGCTACTCGGCGCTGCTGGGCCCCATCGGCGGCATCATGGTCGCGGACTACTTCCTGCTGCGCCGGCGCGAGCTGGTGGTGGAGGACCTGTACCGCCGGGGCGGCAAATATGAGTACCGCGGGGGCGTGAACTGGTGGGCCATGCTGGCGCTCGCCATTGGCGTGGCGGTGAACGTGCCCGGATTCCTCGCCGAGGCCGTGCCGGGGCTCAAAGACTCGGTCCCAGCCTTCTGGCGCTCGCTCTACACCTATGCTTGGTTCGCGGGCTTCCTGCTGTCCGGGGCCCTCCATCTGGCCTTCTCCACCTGGGTGGCCCGGACCGAGACCCGGCTGGAGCCGGAGCGCACTGCATAG
- a CDS encoding amidohydrolase family protein, with protein MTKARVWVGLLLLWMVPTSEAATERSSVVILGKVAGHQQVESLPDGRIKVHFEYNDRGRGPSLDTVYQVGANGTVTSAESQGVDYLKAAVQERYTAQGTSHAWKNSAEDEQREVPGPVFYLGLHAPPEETVLLVRAALRAPGQRLALLPSGEVQVSAVATQTLKGKSSSRKVRLYALSGVDLEPSYVWLDEDQRFFASGSSWSMTLREGFENTQELLLQHQEAEQGRLAQARAKQLTTKLDRPLAITHARVFDPGTLEVAEDQTVLVAQGRITAVGLSAKLPVPPGARTLDAQGRFLMPGLWDMHAHISRGPDGVIAIAAGVTTVRDLANDEKALTGLITDIEAGRDIGPRVIKAGFMDGRSPYSGPTKVFVDDEAEARTAIDHYAAHGFEQIKVYSSIKPELVPVIASLAHAKGLRVSGHVPAFMTARQFVEAGADEIQHINFLALNFLFDKVQDTRTPARFIAVGENAATLELGSPAVRDFIALLRDRKVVVDPTVSIFDDMFHNQPGHWHEGVSALLNRVPPTWQRWMRSGSGGLPDVPKRPELYRDSFLRLVEFVGLLHRSGVRIVAGTDNVSGLVLPRELELYVAAGIPPKEVLRIATLGNAEVMKRDKEFGRVLPGYTADLILIEGDPTLLMSDVRKVRHVIRGDRLYESAAVFRSVGIVP; from the coding sequence ATGACGAAGGCACGCGTGTGGGTGGGGCTGCTGCTGCTCTGGATGGTTCCCACCTCGGAGGCCGCCACGGAGCGCAGCTCCGTGGTGATTCTGGGCAAGGTGGCGGGGCACCAGCAGGTGGAGTCCCTCCCCGATGGACGGATCAAGGTCCACTTCGAGTACAACGACCGCGGACGCGGCCCCTCGCTCGATACGGTCTATCAGGTGGGCGCCAACGGCACGGTCACCTCCGCCGAGAGCCAGGGGGTCGATTACCTCAAGGCCGCCGTCCAGGAGCGCTACACCGCCCAGGGCACCTCCCACGCCTGGAAGAACTCGGCCGAGGACGAGCAACGGGAGGTCCCGGGGCCGGTCTTTTACCTGGGCCTCCACGCTCCCCCCGAGGAGACCGTCCTGCTGGTGCGTGCCGCGCTGCGGGCCCCGGGGCAGCGCCTGGCCCTGCTTCCCTCCGGCGAGGTCCAGGTCTCGGCCGTCGCCACCCAAACCCTCAAGGGCAAGTCGAGCAGCCGCAAGGTGCGGCTCTACGCCCTGAGCGGGGTCGACCTCGAGCCCAGCTACGTGTGGCTGGACGAAGACCAGCGCTTCTTCGCCAGCGGTTCAAGCTGGTCGATGACCCTCCGCGAGGGTTTCGAGAACACCCAGGAGCTGCTCCTCCAGCACCAGGAGGCCGAGCAAGGCCGCCTCGCGCAAGCGCGCGCCAAACAGCTCACCACGAAGCTCGATCGTCCGCTCGCCATCACCCACGCCCGCGTCTTTGATCCGGGCACGCTCGAGGTGGCAGAGGACCAGACCGTGCTGGTGGCCCAGGGCCGCATCACCGCCGTGGGCCTCTCGGCGAAGCTGCCGGTGCCTCCAGGGGCCCGCACGCTGGATGCCCAGGGCCGCTTCCTCATGCCGGGCCTCTGGGACATGCACGCGCACATCAGCCGGGGGCCCGATGGCGTCATCGCCATCGCCGCGGGCGTCACCACCGTGAGGGATCTCGCCAATGACGAGAAGGCCCTGACCGGGCTCATCACCGACATCGAAGCCGGACGGGACATCGGGCCGCGCGTCATCAAGGCCGGCTTCATGGATGGCCGCAGCCCCTACTCCGGGCCGACCAAGGTCTTCGTGGACGATGAGGCCGAGGCCCGCACCGCCATTGACCACTACGCCGCCCACGGCTTCGAGCAGATCAAGGTCTACAGCTCGATCAAGCCGGAGCTCGTGCCCGTGATTGCCAGCCTGGCCCACGCCAAGGGGCTCCGGGTCAGCGGCCATGTGCCCGCGTTCATGACCGCACGGCAGTTCGTCGAGGCAGGCGCCGACGAGATCCAACACATCAACTTCCTGGCGCTCAACTTCCTGTTCGACAAGGTGCAGGACACGCGCACCCCGGCCCGCTTCATCGCCGTGGGGGAGAACGCCGCCACCCTGGAGTTGGGCTCGCCCGCGGTGCGCGACTTCATCGCGCTGCTGCGGGACCGGAAGGTGGTGGTGGACCCCACGGTGTCCATCTTCGATGACATGTTCCACAACCAGCCGGGTCACTGGCACGAGGGCGTCAGCGCCCTCCTGAACCGGGTGCCCCCCACCTGGCAGCGCTGGATGCGCTCGGGCAGTGGAGGGCTCCCGGACGTCCCGAAGCGGCCCGAGCTCTACCGCGACTCGTTCCTGCGCCTCGTGGAGTTCGTGGGGCTCCTGCACCGCAGCGGCGTGCGCATCGTCGCCGGTACGGACAATGTCTCGGGCTTGGTCCTGCCGCGGGAACTCGAGCTCTATGTCGCGGCCGGCATCCCTCCCAAGGAGGTGTTGCGCATCGCCACGCTGGGCAATGCCGAGGTGATGAAGCGCGACAAGGAATTCGGCCGTGTGTTGCCCGGCTACACCGCCGACCTGATCCTCATCGAGGGCGACCCCACCCTCCTCATGAGCGACGTGCGCAAGGTGCGCCACGTCATCCGGGGCGACCGCCTCTATGAGAGCGCGGCCGTGTTCCGCTCCGTGGGCATTGTCCCCTGA
- a CDS encoding glutathione peroxidase: MTSSLYDIPLTSIAGKPASLGDYRGKVLLVVNVASKCGLTPQYTGLEALYREKHGAGLEVLGFPANDFKEQEPGTDAEIQQFCSLNYGVSFPLFSKISVAGSTTHPLYQTLIGAQPAATGEGPMRERLRGYGIAVNPAPGVAWNFEKFLVGRDGRVVGRFAPDVTVEDPRLRQAIDAALAA, from the coding sequence ATGACCTCTTCTCTCTACGACATTCCCCTGACCTCCATTGCGGGCAAGCCCGCCTCGCTGGGGGACTACCGCGGCAAGGTCTTGCTGGTGGTCAATGTGGCCTCCAAGTGTGGTCTGACGCCGCAGTACACGGGGCTGGAGGCGCTGTACCGCGAGAAGCACGGCGCGGGGCTGGAGGTACTGGGTTTCCCGGCCAATGACTTCAAGGAGCAGGAGCCGGGCACGGACGCGGAGATCCAACAGTTCTGCAGCCTGAACTACGGCGTGAGCTTCCCGTTGTTTTCCAAGATCAGCGTGGCGGGGAGCACCACCCATCCGCTGTATCAGACGCTGATCGGCGCCCAGCCGGCGGCCACCGGCGAAGGCCCGATGCGTGAGCGGCTGCGAGGCTATGGCATTGCGGTCAACCCGGCTCCTGGGGTGGCGTGGAATTTCGAGAAGTTCCTCGTGGGCCGCGACGGCCGCGTGGTGGGCCGTTTTGCCCCGGACGTGACCGTCGAGGATCCGCGCTTGCGCCAGGCGATTGACGCCGCGCTGGCCGCCTGA
- a CDS encoding type IV pilus twitching motility protein PilT: MARLDAIIEKLFKDAGQELLFETGNGVNMRTAFGLLPVLKQNLTSQQILGALAELVPPEQRGGFPAEGPSAFSYQAPGGAVQVKLEHVQGHVKAWMTPVTPGYSAEGELELASPAEMMQLAAEGFTPSFATPIPIEMPAPTPAPVPQTARPVATPAPLSMPAPAPAPPAPQNVRPGMTPVPLPAAALAGAPARPAPAPQAARPMTAIPLPQAPVAAPSTPAPVAVPSPPAPVAVALSPAPVAVPSPPAPGVSEPLGLQVAGETSGHKQEMLGLLELMLSRRASDLHLASETVPHLRVDGDMVGVSEYAVLSSQHLKALLFSIAPEKNKKQWEEAHDTDFAYETEAARFRVNVFEDRKGIGAVLRQIPNTIRTAEEMGLSKHILDLCFLSKGLVLVTGPTGSGKSTTLAAMIDYVNRHREDHIITIEDPIEFVHKNKSCLVNQREVGVHTNSFKNALRAALREDPDVVLVGEMRDLETIAIAIETAETGHLVFGTLHTNTAASTVDRIIDQFPSDRQAQIRMMLSESLKGVITQTLCKRIGGGRVPAQEVLLCSGSVSNLIREGKTFQIPSVMQTSRGQGMTMLNDALLELVKKKVVEPNEALSKAVARSEMRAMLERAGFKVDGPAEASGAPAK; encoded by the coding sequence ATGGCCAGGCTCGACGCCATCATCGAAAAGCTGTTCAAGGACGCAGGTCAGGAGCTGCTCTTCGAGACAGGCAACGGGGTGAACATGCGCACGGCGTTCGGCCTGTTGCCCGTGCTGAAGCAGAACCTCACCTCGCAGCAGATCCTCGGGGCGCTGGCCGAGCTGGTGCCCCCCGAGCAGCGAGGGGGCTTTCCGGCCGAGGGGCCCAGTGCCTTCTCCTACCAGGCGCCCGGGGGCGCGGTGCAGGTGAAGCTGGAGCACGTCCAGGGCCACGTGAAGGCGTGGATGACGCCGGTGACGCCGGGGTACTCGGCCGAGGGGGAGCTGGAGCTGGCCTCGCCCGCGGAGATGATGCAGCTGGCCGCCGAGGGCTTCACCCCCTCGTTCGCCACCCCCATTCCCATCGAGATGCCGGCGCCCACGCCCGCTCCCGTGCCGCAGACGGCGCGCCCCGTGGCGACACCGGCCCCGCTGTCCATGCCCGCGCCTGCGCCCGCGCCGCCCGCGCCACAGAACGTGCGGCCTGGGATGACACCCGTGCCGCTGCCGGCCGCCGCCTTGGCGGGGGCTCCTGCCAGGCCCGCGCCCGCGCCCCAAGCCGCCCGGCCCATGACGGCGATCCCGCTCCCTCAGGCGCCGGTGGCGGCACCCAGCACCCCCGCGCCTGTGGCGGTCCCCAGTCCGCCGGCCCCGGTGGCGGTGGCCCTGAGCCCTGCCCCGGTGGCGGTCCCCAGTCCGCCCGCGCCGGGGGTTTCCGAGCCCTTGGGGCTCCAGGTCGCCGGTGAGACGTCCGGGCACAAGCAAGAGATGCTGGGGCTGCTGGAGCTGATGCTGTCCCGCCGCGCCTCGGACCTGCACCTGGCCAGCGAGACGGTGCCGCACCTGCGCGTCGATGGCGACATGGTGGGGGTGTCGGAGTACGCCGTGCTCTCGTCCCAGCACCTCAAGGCGTTGCTCTTCAGCATCGCGCCGGAGAAGAACAAGAAGCAGTGGGAGGAGGCCCACGACACGGACTTCGCCTACGAGACGGAGGCGGCGCGCTTCCGGGTCAACGTCTTCGAGGACCGCAAGGGCATCGGCGCGGTGCTGCGGCAGATCCCCAACACCATCCGCACGGCGGAGGAGATGGGGCTGTCCAAGCACATCCTGGACCTGTGCTTCCTGAGCAAGGGGCTGGTGCTCGTCACGGGGCCGACGGGCTCAGGCAAGTCCACCACGCTGGCGGCGATGATCGACTACGTCAACCGCCACCGCGAAGACCACATCATCACCATCGAAGACCCCATTGAGTTCGTTCACAAGAACAAGAGCTGCCTGGTGAACCAGCGCGAGGTGGGCGTCCACACGAACTCCTTCAAGAACGCGCTGAGGGCGGCGCTGCGAGAGGATCCGGACGTGGTGCTGGTGGGCGAGATGCGCGACCTGGAGACGATCGCCATCGCCATCGAGACGGCGGAGACGGGACACCTGGTCTTCGGGACGCTGCACACCAACACGGCCGCCTCCACCGTGGACCGCATCATCGACCAGTTCCCATCGGACCGTCAGGCGCAGATCCGGATGATGCTCTCCGAGTCCCTCAAGGGCGTGATTACCCAGACGCTGTGCAAGCGCATCGGGGGCGGCCGGGTACCGGCGCAAGAGGTGCTGCTGTGCTCCGGCTCGGTGTCCAACCTCATCCGCGAGGGCAAGACGTTTCAGATTCCCTCGGTGATGCAGACCTCGCGCGGGCAGGGCATGACGATGCTCAACGACGCGCTGCTGGAGCTGGTGAAGAAGAAGGTGGTGGAGCCGAACGAGGCGCTGAGCAAGGCGGTGGCCCGCAGTGAGATGCGGGCCATGCTGGAGCGCGCGGGCTTCAAGGTGGACGGGCCGGCGGAGGCTTCGGGAGCCCCCGCGAAGTAA
- a CDS encoding metallophosphoesterase, with product MSQLSPGVEHEQQEGIPLSQVPVGLIIRGLMAMLFAVGLVAGLHGYLGLRLVWAPGWGQPWTALGLGALALLFASIPVGFMASRWRPTWFSRALYWTSMLWLGAFGLLLSATVVADLFGAVWRLVGEAPQGLEFARIKALGVLAVVVPALGFAFRTARGRARVERILIPMAHLGPGLHGARVVQISDVHIGPTLDRHFLQRVVDQVNALKPDLIAVTGDLVDGSVRALREEMTPLSGLKAPLGVYYVTGNHEYYHGGAAWSAEVARLGLTVLRNEHRVVERAGARLTVAGVTDVEGGRVDPAHMCRPDLALAGAPEGVPRLLLAHQPRAAFLARGLGVDLQLSGHTHGGQLFPFMFFVKLQQPVIRGLAMIAGVRVYTHRGTGYWGPPLRLGPAPEIAEVTLVAQ from the coding sequence ATGTCGCAGCTCTCCCCAGGCGTTGAACACGAGCAGCAAGAAGGCATTCCGTTGAGCCAGGTTCCTGTCGGGCTCATCATCCGAGGGCTGATGGCGATGCTCTTCGCGGTCGGTTTGGTGGCCGGATTGCACGGCTACCTGGGGCTGCGCCTGGTATGGGCGCCGGGGTGGGGGCAGCCGTGGACGGCGTTGGGGCTCGGCGCGCTGGCGCTGCTGTTCGCCTCCATTCCCGTGGGCTTCATGGCCTCGCGCTGGCGGCCCACGTGGTTCAGCCGGGCGCTCTACTGGACGTCCATGCTGTGGCTGGGCGCGTTCGGGTTGTTGCTCTCGGCCACGGTGGTGGCGGACCTGTTCGGCGCGGTGTGGCGGCTCGTGGGCGAGGCGCCCCAGGGCCTGGAGTTCGCGCGCATCAAGGCCCTCGGTGTCCTGGCGGTGGTGGTGCCGGCGCTCGGCTTCGCGTTCCGCACGGCGCGGGGGCGGGCGCGGGTGGAGCGGATCCTCATTCCCATGGCGCACCTGGGCCCGGGCCTCCACGGCGCACGGGTGGTGCAGATCTCCGATGTCCACATTGGTCCCACGCTGGACCGGCACTTCCTTCAGCGCGTGGTGGATCAGGTGAACGCCTTGAAGCCAGACCTCATCGCGGTGACGGGGGATCTGGTGGATGGAAGCGTGCGCGCCCTGCGGGAGGAGATGACGCCGCTGTCCGGGCTGAAGGCGCCCCTGGGTGTCTATTACGTCACGGGCAACCACGAGTACTACCACGGGGGCGCGGCCTGGTCCGCCGAGGTGGCGCGGCTGGGGCTCACCGTGTTGCGCAATGAGCACCGCGTCGTCGAGCGCGCGGGCGCCCGCCTCACCGTGGCGGGGGTGACGGACGTGGAGGGCGGCCGGGTGGACCCGGCGCACATGTGCCGGCCGGATCTGGCTCTGGCGGGCGCGCCCGAGGGGGTGCCGCGCCTGCTCCTGGCGCACCAGCCGCGCGCGGCGTTCCTGGCACGTGGGTTGGGCGTGGACCTGCAGCTGTCTGGGCACACCCACGGGGGACAGCTGTTTCCCTTCATGTTCTTCGTGAAGCTCCAGCAGCCCGTCATCCGGGGGCTGGCGATGATTGCCGGCGTGCGCGTGTACACCCATCGGGGCACGGGCTACTGGGGGCCTCCGCTGCGCCTGGGGCCCGCGCCGGAAATCGCCGAGGTGACGCTCGTGGCACAGTGA